Proteins encoded within one genomic window of Esox lucius isolate fEsoLuc1 chromosome 12, fEsoLuc1.pri, whole genome shotgun sequence:
- the lemd1 gene encoding LEM domain-containing protein 1 isoform X4 codes for MPVFVEDPAQFSKPRLKSELIAHNVTLPAAESKKHVYMELYSKCIGLKSAADFSSDEEDVQESQDCEEREKDPEMIDPCGLTDDELKATLLQYGVEAGPIVGTTRSLYERKLQRLMELAGGRRHSETENADRYSYSEDELEDDQDSEQGRAETVSLVADKQHVDSDIQIGRHFPNNKKVEYHYHQCFLPSSRMRFRRDPGHFEFNPRRNAGNQRNVAESSNTERRNQDLPLPVTLEHEAVQSRTSSILGLPTESVQEAATSFPDKCTMTNRPLCITPKTSPLIRQIKVPIKDVLMEMFPETKPTPTGIAATRRRPIKGAAGRPVHFKYPDLPASPMAQQRHAVERHMVPLWVQILVFLILGCLLYVIYASMENRLDNPFVTLLDNLSVVTERETKGMSLQA; via the exons ATGCCTGTCTTCGTTGAAGACCCAGCTCAGTTCTCCAAGCCGAGACTTAAGTCGGAACTCATAGCCCACAATGTCACGCTGCCTGCCGCAGAGAGCAAGAAGCATGTTTATATGGAACTATATTCGAAATGCATCGGTCTGAAAAGTGCTGCAGATTTCTCTAGTGACGAGGAAGATGTACAAGAAAGTCAGGACTGT gaagagagagaaaaagatccAGAGATGATTGACCCCTGTGGACTGACTGATGATGAGCTTAAGGCCACACTGCTCCAATATGGAGTCGAAGCTGGACCCATTGTGG GTACCACTAGGTCTCTGTATGAGAGGAAGCTGCAGAGACTAATGGAACTGGCTGGGGGCAGACGGCACAGTGAAACAGAGAATGCAGACCGGTACTCATACAGTGAAGATGAGTTGGAGGACGATCAAG ATTCTGAACAAGGAAGAGCAGAAACAGTTTCATTAGTGGCAGACAAGCAGCATGTTGACAGTGACATACAG ATTGGACGGCACTTTCCCAATAATAAAAAGGTTGAATATCACTATCATCAATGTTTTCTGCCTTCATCCAGAATG CGGTTTCGGAGAGATCCGggccactttgaatttaatcCCAGGAGGAATGCAGGGAATCAGAGGAATGTGGCGGAGTCGTCCAACAccgagaggaggaaccaggatCTCCCACTGCCTGTGACTCTTGAGCATGAGGCTGTCCAGAGCAGAACATCCTCTATACTTGGACTGCCCACCGAATCAGTG CAGGAAGCAGCCACAAGTTTTCCAGACAAGTGTACGATGACTAACAGACCCCTATGCATCACCCCCAAGACATCCCCATTGATACGGCAAATAAAG GTGCCGATCAAAGATGTCCTGATGGAGATGTTCCCAGAAACAAAACCTACACCCACTGGCATCGC TGCCACCCGTCGGAGGCCTATCAAGGGTGCAGCTGGGCGACCAGTCCATTTTAAGTATCCAGATCTCCCTGCCAGTCCCATGGCCCAACAGAGACATGCAGTAGAGCGTCACATGGTCCCTCTGTGGGTTCAGATCCTGGTCTTCCTCATTCTGGGCTGCCTCCTTTATGTCATCTATGCTTCCATGGAAAACCGCTTGGACAATCCCTTTGTGACCCTGCTGGACAACCTCAGCGTGGTGACCGAGAGAGAGACTAAGGGGATGTCACTCCAGGCTTAG
- the lemd1 gene encoding LEM domain-containing protein 1 isoform X2: MPVFVEDPAQFSKPRLKSELIAHNVTLPAAESKKHVYMELYSKCIGLKSAADFSSDEEDVQESQDCEEREKDPEMIDPCGLTDDELKATLLQYGVEAGPIVGTTRSLYERKLQRLMELAGGRRHSETENADRYSYSEDELEDDQDSEQGRAETVSLVADKQHVDSDIQIGRHFPNNKKVEYHYHQCFLPSSRMRFRRDPGHFEFNPRRNAGNQRNVAESSNTERRNQDLPLPVTLEHEAVQSRTSSILGLPTESVVQAQPVSLGCGCQADSSHSPQSFSITQMVEEIESRSPLSSSSSETKRGHSGTSKKGLIPKLQWEAATSFPDKCTMTNRPLCITPKTSPLIRQIKVPIKDVLMEMFPETKPTPTGIAATRRRPIKGAAGRPVHFKYPDLPASPMAQQRHAVERHMVPLWVQILVFLILGCLLYVIYASMENRLDNPFVTLLDNLSVVTERETKGMSLQA; this comes from the exons ATGCCTGTCTTCGTTGAAGACCCAGCTCAGTTCTCCAAGCCGAGACTTAAGTCGGAACTCATAGCCCACAATGTCACGCTGCCTGCCGCAGAGAGCAAGAAGCATGTTTATATGGAACTATATTCGAAATGCATCGGTCTGAAAAGTGCTGCAGATTTCTCTAGTGACGAGGAAGATGTACAAGAAAGTCAGGACTGT gaagagagagaaaaagatccAGAGATGATTGACCCCTGTGGACTGACTGATGATGAGCTTAAGGCCACACTGCTCCAATATGGAGTCGAAGCTGGACCCATTGTGG GTACCACTAGGTCTCTGTATGAGAGGAAGCTGCAGAGACTAATGGAACTGGCTGGGGGCAGACGGCACAGTGAAACAGAGAATGCAGACCGGTACTCATACAGTGAAGATGAGTTGGAGGACGATCAAG ATTCTGAACAAGGAAGAGCAGAAACAGTTTCATTAGTGGCAGACAAGCAGCATGTTGACAGTGACATACAG ATTGGACGGCACTTTCCCAATAATAAAAAGGTTGAATATCACTATCATCAATGTTTTCTGCCTTCATCCAGAATG CGGTTTCGGAGAGATCCGggccactttgaatttaatcCCAGGAGGAATGCAGGGAATCAGAGGAATGTGGCGGAGTCGTCCAACAccgagaggaggaaccaggatCTCCCACTGCCTGTGACTCTTGAGCATGAGGCTGTCCAGAGCAGAACATCCTCTATACTTGGACTGCCCACCGAATCAGTG GTGCAAGCCCAGCCTGTGTCTTTGGGGTGTGGCTGTCAAGCTGACTCCTCCCACTCCCCTCAGAGCTTCAGCATTACGCagatggtggaggag ATTGAGAGTCGGAGTCCTCTGTCCAGTAGTAGTTCAGAAACTAAGAGGGGACACAGTGGGACTAGTAAAAAAGGACTTATACCAAAGCTCCAATGG GAAGCAGCCACAAGTTTTCCAGACAAGTGTACGATGACTAACAGACCCCTATGCATCACCCCCAAGACATCCCCATTGATACGGCAAATAAAG GTGCCGATCAAAGATGTCCTGATGGAGATGTTCCCAGAAACAAAACCTACACCCACTGGCATCGC TGCCACCCGTCGGAGGCCTATCAAGGGTGCAGCTGGGCGACCAGTCCATTTTAAGTATCCAGATCTCCCTGCCAGTCCCATGGCCCAACAGAGACATGCAGTAGAGCGTCACATGGTCCCTCTGTGGGTTCAGATCCTGGTCTTCCTCATTCTGGGCTGCCTCCTTTATGTCATCTATGCTTCCATGGAAAACCGCTTGGACAATCCCTTTGTGACCCTGCTGGACAACCTCAGCGTGGTGACCGAGAGAGAGACTAAGGGGATGTCACTCCAGGCTTAG
- the lemd1 gene encoding LEM domain-containing protein 1 isoform X3: MPVFVEDPAQFSKPRLKSELIAHNVTLPAAESKKHVYMELYSKCIGLKSAADFSSDEEDVQESQDCEEREKDPEMIDPCGLTDDELKATLLQYGVEAGPIVGTTRSLYERKLQRLMELAGGRRHSETENADRYSYSEDELEDDQDSEQGRAETVSLVADKQHVDSDIQIGRHFPNNKKVEYHYHQCFLPSSRMRFRRDPGHFEFNPRRNAGNQRNVAESSNTERRNQDLPLPVTLEHEAVQSRTSSILGLPTESVIESRSPLSSSSSETKRGHSGTSKKGLIPKLQWQEAATSFPDKCTMTNRPLCITPKTSPLIRQIKVPIKDVLMEMFPETKPTPTGIAATRRRPIKGAAGRPVHFKYPDLPASPMAQQRHAVERHMVPLWVQILVFLILGCLLYVIYASMENRLDNPFVTLLDNLSVVTERETKGMSLQA, from the exons ATGCCTGTCTTCGTTGAAGACCCAGCTCAGTTCTCCAAGCCGAGACTTAAGTCGGAACTCATAGCCCACAATGTCACGCTGCCTGCCGCAGAGAGCAAGAAGCATGTTTATATGGAACTATATTCGAAATGCATCGGTCTGAAAAGTGCTGCAGATTTCTCTAGTGACGAGGAAGATGTACAAGAAAGTCAGGACTGT gaagagagagaaaaagatccAGAGATGATTGACCCCTGTGGACTGACTGATGATGAGCTTAAGGCCACACTGCTCCAATATGGAGTCGAAGCTGGACCCATTGTGG GTACCACTAGGTCTCTGTATGAGAGGAAGCTGCAGAGACTAATGGAACTGGCTGGGGGCAGACGGCACAGTGAAACAGAGAATGCAGACCGGTACTCATACAGTGAAGATGAGTTGGAGGACGATCAAG ATTCTGAACAAGGAAGAGCAGAAACAGTTTCATTAGTGGCAGACAAGCAGCATGTTGACAGTGACATACAG ATTGGACGGCACTTTCCCAATAATAAAAAGGTTGAATATCACTATCATCAATGTTTTCTGCCTTCATCCAGAATG CGGTTTCGGAGAGATCCGggccactttgaatttaatcCCAGGAGGAATGCAGGGAATCAGAGGAATGTGGCGGAGTCGTCCAACAccgagaggaggaaccaggatCTCCCACTGCCTGTGACTCTTGAGCATGAGGCTGTCCAGAGCAGAACATCCTCTATACTTGGACTGCCCACCGAATCAGTG ATTGAGAGTCGGAGTCCTCTGTCCAGTAGTAGTTCAGAAACTAAGAGGGGACACAGTGGGACTAGTAAAAAAGGACTTATACCAAAGCTCCAATGG CAGGAAGCAGCCACAAGTTTTCCAGACAAGTGTACGATGACTAACAGACCCCTATGCATCACCCCCAAGACATCCCCATTGATACGGCAAATAAAG GTGCCGATCAAAGATGTCCTGATGGAGATGTTCCCAGAAACAAAACCTACACCCACTGGCATCGC TGCCACCCGTCGGAGGCCTATCAAGGGTGCAGCTGGGCGACCAGTCCATTTTAAGTATCCAGATCTCCCTGCCAGTCCCATGGCCCAACAGAGACATGCAGTAGAGCGTCACATGGTCCCTCTGTGGGTTCAGATCCTGGTCTTCCTCATTCTGGGCTGCCTCCTTTATGTCATCTATGCTTCCATGGAAAACCGCTTGGACAATCCCTTTGTGACCCTGCTGGACAACCTCAGCGTGGTGACCGAGAGAGAGACTAAGGGGATGTCACTCCAGGCTTAG
- the lemd1 gene encoding LEM domain-containing protein 1 isoform X5, with amino-acid sequence MPVFVEDPAQFSKPRLKSELIAHNVTLPAAESKKHVYMELYSKCIGLKSAADFSSDEEDVQESQDCEEREKDPEMIDPCGLTDDELKATLLQYGVEAGPIVGTTRSLYERKLQRLMELAGGRRHSETENADRYSYSEDELEDDQDSEQGRAETVSLVADKQHVDSDIQIESRSPLSSSSSETKRGHSGTSKKGLIPKLQWQEAATSFPDKCTMTNRPLCITPKTSPLIRQIKVPIKDVLMEMFPETKPTPTGIAATRRRPIKGAAGRPVHFKYPDLPASPMAQQRHAVERHMVPLWVQILVFLILGCLLYVIYASMENRLDNPFVTLLDNLSVVTERETKGMSLQA; translated from the exons ATGCCTGTCTTCGTTGAAGACCCAGCTCAGTTCTCCAAGCCGAGACTTAAGTCGGAACTCATAGCCCACAATGTCACGCTGCCTGCCGCAGAGAGCAAGAAGCATGTTTATATGGAACTATATTCGAAATGCATCGGTCTGAAAAGTGCTGCAGATTTCTCTAGTGACGAGGAAGATGTACAAGAAAGTCAGGACTGT gaagagagagaaaaagatccAGAGATGATTGACCCCTGTGGACTGACTGATGATGAGCTTAAGGCCACACTGCTCCAATATGGAGTCGAAGCTGGACCCATTGTGG GTACCACTAGGTCTCTGTATGAGAGGAAGCTGCAGAGACTAATGGAACTGGCTGGGGGCAGACGGCACAGTGAAACAGAGAATGCAGACCGGTACTCATACAGTGAAGATGAGTTGGAGGACGATCAAG ATTCTGAACAAGGAAGAGCAGAAACAGTTTCATTAGTGGCAGACAAGCAGCATGTTGACAGTGACATACAG ATTGAGAGTCGGAGTCCTCTGTCCAGTAGTAGTTCAGAAACTAAGAGGGGACACAGTGGGACTAGTAAAAAAGGACTTATACCAAAGCTCCAATGG CAGGAAGCAGCCACAAGTTTTCCAGACAAGTGTACGATGACTAACAGACCCCTATGCATCACCCCCAAGACATCCCCATTGATACGGCAAATAAAG GTGCCGATCAAAGATGTCCTGATGGAGATGTTCCCAGAAACAAAACCTACACCCACTGGCATCGC TGCCACCCGTCGGAGGCCTATCAAGGGTGCAGCTGGGCGACCAGTCCATTTTAAGTATCCAGATCTCCCTGCCAGTCCCATGGCCCAACAGAGACATGCAGTAGAGCGTCACATGGTCCCTCTGTGGGTTCAGATCCTGGTCTTCCTCATTCTGGGCTGCCTCCTTTATGTCATCTATGCTTCCATGGAAAACCGCTTGGACAATCCCTTTGTGACCCTGCTGGACAACCTCAGCGTGGTGACCGAGAGAGAGACTAAGGGGATGTCACTCCAGGCTTAG
- the lemd1 gene encoding LEM domain-containing protein 1 isoform X1, with the protein MPVFVEDPAQFSKPRLKSELIAHNVTLPAAESKKHVYMELYSKCIGLKSAADFSSDEEDVQESQDCEEREKDPEMIDPCGLTDDELKATLLQYGVEAGPIVGTTRSLYERKLQRLMELAGGRRHSETENADRYSYSEDELEDDQDSEQGRAETVSLVADKQHVDSDIQIGRHFPNNKKVEYHYHQCFLPSSRMRFRRDPGHFEFNPRRNAGNQRNVAESSNTERRNQDLPLPVTLEHEAVQSRTSSILGLPTESVVQAQPVSLGCGCQADSSHSPQSFSITQMVEEIESRSPLSSSSSETKRGHSGTSKKGLIPKLQWQEAATSFPDKCTMTNRPLCITPKTSPLIRQIKVPIKDVLMEMFPETKPTPTGIAATRRRPIKGAAGRPVHFKYPDLPASPMAQQRHAVERHMVPLWVQILVFLILGCLLYVIYASMENRLDNPFVTLLDNLSVVTERETKGMSLQA; encoded by the exons ATGCCTGTCTTCGTTGAAGACCCAGCTCAGTTCTCCAAGCCGAGACTTAAGTCGGAACTCATAGCCCACAATGTCACGCTGCCTGCCGCAGAGAGCAAGAAGCATGTTTATATGGAACTATATTCGAAATGCATCGGTCTGAAAAGTGCTGCAGATTTCTCTAGTGACGAGGAAGATGTACAAGAAAGTCAGGACTGT gaagagagagaaaaagatccAGAGATGATTGACCCCTGTGGACTGACTGATGATGAGCTTAAGGCCACACTGCTCCAATATGGAGTCGAAGCTGGACCCATTGTGG GTACCACTAGGTCTCTGTATGAGAGGAAGCTGCAGAGACTAATGGAACTGGCTGGGGGCAGACGGCACAGTGAAACAGAGAATGCAGACCGGTACTCATACAGTGAAGATGAGTTGGAGGACGATCAAG ATTCTGAACAAGGAAGAGCAGAAACAGTTTCATTAGTGGCAGACAAGCAGCATGTTGACAGTGACATACAG ATTGGACGGCACTTTCCCAATAATAAAAAGGTTGAATATCACTATCATCAATGTTTTCTGCCTTCATCCAGAATG CGGTTTCGGAGAGATCCGggccactttgaatttaatcCCAGGAGGAATGCAGGGAATCAGAGGAATGTGGCGGAGTCGTCCAACAccgagaggaggaaccaggatCTCCCACTGCCTGTGACTCTTGAGCATGAGGCTGTCCAGAGCAGAACATCCTCTATACTTGGACTGCCCACCGAATCAGTG GTGCAAGCCCAGCCTGTGTCTTTGGGGTGTGGCTGTCAAGCTGACTCCTCCCACTCCCCTCAGAGCTTCAGCATTACGCagatggtggaggag ATTGAGAGTCGGAGTCCTCTGTCCAGTAGTAGTTCAGAAACTAAGAGGGGACACAGTGGGACTAGTAAAAAAGGACTTATACCAAAGCTCCAATGG CAGGAAGCAGCCACAAGTTTTCCAGACAAGTGTACGATGACTAACAGACCCCTATGCATCACCCCCAAGACATCCCCATTGATACGGCAAATAAAG GTGCCGATCAAAGATGTCCTGATGGAGATGTTCCCAGAAACAAAACCTACACCCACTGGCATCGC TGCCACCCGTCGGAGGCCTATCAAGGGTGCAGCTGGGCGACCAGTCCATTTTAAGTATCCAGATCTCCCTGCCAGTCCCATGGCCCAACAGAGACATGCAGTAGAGCGTCACATGGTCCCTCTGTGGGTTCAGATCCTGGTCTTCCTCATTCTGGGCTGCCTCCTTTATGTCATCTATGCTTCCATGGAAAACCGCTTGGACAATCCCTTTGTGACCCTGCTGGACAACCTCAGCGTGGTGACCGAGAGAGAGACTAAGGGGATGTCACTCCAGGCTTAG